A region of the Oceaniferula marina genome:
GCGTGGTGACCGTTTGCCGTTGCATCGCTCCAGACACCTCATCCTTCCACATCAATTGATAGATCTGCCCTTTGCGAACCACGACCGTATAAAAACGATTCATATCGTCGCTTGGCTTAGGTGAAACGCCCTCGGCAATTTTAAGATCCCCCTGAAGCACCACCACGGGAATCGCAACCCGCTTCCCGCCCACCATCCGGTGAATGCGCAACTCGCAATCGTTTTCACCTACCGCATTTTCACCACCTAACGCCACATAGCGTTCCGTGACATTCACCGCGGGCACTTCCTTGTTTTTCATATTCCACACCATAGGAAAATGCAGCCCGGTCGACTTCCAAGAGCTTGCATAAATACTGTGGTAAAAACTCTTCGGGTTCGCCTGTGCGGCGTCAGCCAGTAACCAGCCGTGGTCCAGTCCCTTGGCATCCGGGTAATACTCGGTAAAATGCCAGGCTTTGTCGACCGGGGTCCAGACTTCCACCCAATTGTGATTCCCTCGCTTGGTGGTCCATGCTGGAATACCTGCCACCCGAGAAGGGATGCCCACCGAGCGAAAGGCATTGTTCAGCAGAATCGACAAGCCACTACAACTCGCCATCCCCTGCTCCATCGACTCATACGGGCTCTGATCCGGCTTTTTACGCTTGGTGTTGTATTCCACCTTGAGCTCCTTCAAAATGTTCCGATTCACAGCCATCAAAGCCTCCTCTTGCGTTTTCGCATCCTTCACATACTTGCTGAAGCGTTTATAAAAATCCTGCCGCCAATCGTCACGCCGTTCATTCAAACTGGCATAAGGTAACACATCGTTAAAAAACACGTCCTCAGGAACCTGCTTCGCCCAAGTGAAATTCTCGCGGGCCTTGTATGCCCAGGCCACATTGTTTAACAAATAAGCGGCATTCAGCGAGCGGGCGTCAGAATCCGGCATGTAAGCGATCAAAAAATGCATCCCCTTGCGCTGCGCCTTTGGCACCTCATCGAGAGCCTTTTCCAGCTCAGCACGGTTCTCACCCGCTTGCTCAAGCTTGGCATCCAGCTCTCTACTGTAAGCGGTTTCGACGCGTTCATCAGCAATGAGGGGCATTCCGGGTATCAACACTCCGACCATCACCGCCACACCAACAGCTGCCCCCGTCCATCTCAATCGCATTGCTCTCATCACCTGCATAGCGACACCCTCCCCCATCTTTGTGCCTCTGCCAAGCCATCATATGCTACGCAACATACATCAAATCGATCATCCCATAAAAAAAATCAATTTCCATGCTGTGTCCAAGCGTGTTAGTCATTGCAGCATGAAACGAAGATTGTTCTCTCCGCTACGCCTTCTCTCCACCACCTTCATGCTGACGGCAACGTCCTTGAATGCCGACACCTACTACAAAGTCGAAATCCAGGATCTTACCTTGGACAAGGCACAGAAGCTTCCCGAACAAGCGTTGGCTCTCGGCATTTGGGACACCAAAAGACAGCAAGCGGTCTCGGTCCGCATACCGGAATCCTCCGGTCAGGCATTCACCGCCTTTATCCAAGAGGGAGAACAACAACAACATCGCTGGCACACCCCGGAACAAAAAGAACTACAAATCGCCATCCAGCTTAAAGAGCCGAAAAAAACAAAAGGCATCATCAACCTCTGGATGAGCAACGATCAACGCCAAAAAAAACTGCAATCATACGCGTTCCAATTCGACCCGTCCACGGCCAAACCCTGCAGCAAAGAACAGTTTGAAGCCCTTCGCAGCCAACACTACCAACGCCTCGCAAATGGACACCTCCCGGGAACCGCGTGGTTCAGGCACCAAGCAGGCGCCCCTCAAAAAGAAAACGCCAACACCAGACGCAATGCTTCAGACCTCGACGATACCTTTGCCATTTTTTCCGGTGGCCGCGCGATCTCCGAAAACCTGGCCCTCGACCGCGACCTGATTCTAGCCACCTCAAAAGACAAACCTGATGTCGAAATCAAAACGATCAAAGGGGTCACCGTCAAAGCCATCGACTGGACAGACAAACTTCCCTCAGACCCGGTAAGCGTCGACCCCCTCTCCCATTACATCCCCATCGACCAGCACGCTCTCTTTGTGCCATCCATCAACGACCTCTTCAAGTTGATCGACCACATCGAACGTGACGGAGCCCCCGTCATTCAGAGCTTCACCGTCCGCAACCCCTTCCGAACCCTGCCATCACGTTACCGACGCCAAATGGGGCTCGATGTTCCAGACATGGCGGCAAAACTCCTACCCATTCAATCGGTCGCCGTTACCGGCGGGGATCCCTTTTTCCCGATGGGCAGCGATGTCGCCGTTCTGTTTGAATCGGACAAACCGGAACTCCTGTTCCAGTCACTATCGAAAACCATCGAACTCAAAGCAAAACAACATCAAGCCAAAAGCCTGAAAGCCGTCGACGTTTCTGGCAGCTCCAAGCACCTTGCCTTTGAAAACACCGATCGATCGTTCTCCTGCCACCTCCTGCTCAAAGGCACATTGGTCGCCGTGGCCAATTCCTCTGAACAAATCAAACGCCTCACCGCAGTGACCCGCGATCGTTCACTCGGAGCCAGTGAAGAGTTCCGCTTTTTCCGTCACCGCTACCCTATCGCCGCAGACGAGTCCGCCTTCGTCTACCTCTCCGACGCCACTATCCGACGCTGGTGTAGTCCGGAACTTCGCATCGGGGCATCCCGTCGCACACGCGCCGCAGCCGCCCTAGGTGAACTCAACGCCCGGGCCTTGGCAGAACAACCCATCGGCAAGGATTTTGACGGGCTACTCGGATCCTGCAAGCTTGCTGGAAGCTCCATCCACAGTGAACACTACGGCAACCTCGGTTTCATCACCCCGGTTTCCGAACTCAAACTCACATCGGCAAGCGCCACCGAAGCCCAAGCCTACGAACAATGGCGTCGCGGATACGAGTCCGGCTGGGCCCAGGTCTTCGACCCCATCGCCATTCAGCTGAAACTCAAACCCGACTCCCAAGCTCTGGATATCACGGTGCTTCCACTGAGTGTGGATAGTGATTACAACGAAATGATCGACCTCGTAGGAGAAGCCAGCCTCTCCCCCAAGGCCCGCTCAGTCCCCGCGGAATCCTTGCTCTATTTCGCCCTTGCCCTCGATAAAAACAGCGAGCTCTTCGACGAGTTCGATAAAGATCTGGTGGAAATGCTCCCAGGGCTGAAAATCAATCCACTCTCCTGGGTCGGTAACTCCGTCTCACTTCACCTCGAAGACGGATTTTTCTGGAAAGCTGTTCAGAACACCAAAATGAGCGAAAAACTGATCGGACAGTTACCTCTCGCCATCAGGGTCGAATCCACCAGTAAAATGAAACTGGCGTTGTTCCTGACCGCGATCAAGGGCATGATCGGCAGTTCCGCTCCCGATCTCGTCCGCTATGAGACTCGCAAACATGGAGGCAAATCCTATGTCGCCGTGCTAACCGATGAAGAAGAACTCAATGGCGTCCAAATCTCCCTCTATTATGCAGCCCTGCCAAGTGCATTCCTCCTATCGCTCGACGAAAACATACTACACCGAGCCATCGACCGAGAAGCTGAAACCATCGCCGAAGGCCCGGCACTCGACGCTCTGCCTCAGGCCAAACACTGCCTCTTCGAATCTAATCCGAGGTTTCTCACAGGTCTCTCAAAAATCATCGACGATACCGATCTGGAGGAAACCCGGAGAATGGAAAGCTGGCGCGCCATCCCCATTCTCAACGAATGGCACCGCCGTTTCCCCGGCCAGCAGCCAGCCCTCATCCATCAACAACGTTTTGCATCCGACCTCTACTGCCCCGGAGGTAAAGGATACCAATGGAACGCCGAAGCCATGACCATGGAGTCCGTCGCCTACGGCCACCCCGGAGCCCCTCGCAACGATGCCCCGCCACTCTCCTGGCTCACCCGCTTCAACAGCCTGCAATCGTCACTCGGATTCGAAGACGGCGGTGTGAGGATCAGGGCCAAACTTTACAATAAACAAGCACCTGAAAAAAACAAAGCACCAAAGCAAAACAAAGGAGAAGTCCTATCAACCGCCAAGGAGCTCATCAACCTCACTGAGGGTAACACTTGGCTGTATAAAAACACAATCCACAACGGTGATGAGATCAGCATAAAAAGCAGTGTGACCAGCTCGACAAACGGAACCGCGACTGTGACTCACGACCAAACTCTACCTGACGGAAGCAAACATAAATCAACAAGTAAACATCACATCGATCAAAACGGATTTCATTTACTTGAATATGCTAATCCGGCCCTAAGCCTCAAGCTTACTGAACCTGATCTGGAGCTTCCACCTACCCTTCACAAGGGAGATGTGATTTCATCGAATGCTAGCGGGAAGCAACACTATGAAGGAAAAATTTTCCCGTTTATTCAGTCATCCTCGATCAAAATCATTGGCCGGGAATCCATAACAACACCCGCAGGCACCTTCAAAGATTGCATCAAAATTGAAAAATCATCGAATCAACTGTACCTGGGTAATGTTCAAACCATCCACGCCACCAAGTGGTATTACCCTGGACTCGACTGCATCAAAACGATCTCAAGGGTCAATGGACAAGTCAGCACCACGGAGCTAGTGAAAATAATCACCCCCGAAAAATAAAAATCACCCCCTCCCTCGTGATAAATCACTATTGAAAACGCTGGCTTTCACGCTAAAAGGCATCCGCCATGAACAAGATCCCAGTCGAAACCTTTGATACCCCGGAGCTGGCAGTCGCCAAACTCGCTGCCGAAACCGCCGAACTGATCCGCAGCAACGATGCCGCAGGCAAGCCCACCGTTCTCGGACTCGCGACCGGAGCAACTCCGATCCGCTATTATCAGGAACTCATCCGCCTGCACAAAGAAGAGGGACTGTCGTTCCAGAACGTCATCACCTTCAACCTCGACGAATACGCCGGCCTGCCGCGCGAACACAAAGAAAGTTACTGGTTCTTCATGCACCACAACCTCTTTGATCACATCGACATCAAACCTGAAAACATCAATCTTCCCTCAGGCACCGTCTCCGACGCTGAGATCCCGGCACACTGCGAGGAATACGAACAGGCGATCATCGACGCCGGAGGCATCGACCAGCAAATCCTCGGCATCGGACGCACCGGTCACATCGGATTCAACGAACCGGGATCACCCAAAGACTCCCTGACACGTGCTATCACCCTCGATGAAATCACCCGCGAAGATGCCGCCCCTGCATTTGATGGCATCGACAACGTGCCCACCGCGGCCATCACCATGGGATGCGGAACCATCCTCGCAGCCAAACGCATCGTGCTCATGGCTTGGGGAGAAGGTAAGGCATCCATCGTGCAAAAAGCCGTGCAAGGACCGGTCAACGACATCGTCTCAGCATCCTACCTTCAGGAGCACGACAATGCGGTCTTCTACATCGACCAACCGGCATCCACCGAGCTCTAAACCATTCTTCCCCGGTAGGGAGGATTGGCCTCAATCCTCCGCTTATGGCCTCAACTTCCACCGGCAGCTAACGAGACCAAGCCTTCCCCCTGGTCCGAGATTCACCACCAGCGCGCAGCCCTAACAGGCTGCGTGTTTTTTTTCATCAATACTGAACGAATCCACTGTCATCAACACCAGCATCTTCTAACACCACCTTATCATCGGGCAACGACAGCCCGGCAATCTTCAGTCCGGTGTCGGATGTCCGAGCTACAAACCCGGGCAACACCCGCCCCCATGTCCCGGCGCGATGTCCGTCCTGATGATCGTTGATCCGCGTCTGAGCTTTGGGGTCCGGCAAGGCCATCGAGATCACACAACGCCCGCGAACCAGACAAGGGAACGCAAAGCGCCCACTCTGATCGCCGGCCCGCTCGCAGGCGCCCTCGGAAAAATCATAACAATTTCCCGGCAACTGCCGGTCCTGCCAAATCCTGGCCAAGCGCTCCCCCCCGAAAAAAGCACTCACCCCGTGCTCTCCGGCCAACGCCTCAATTTCCTCCCCACTCTGTGAGCCCGAGACAATCACCAGCTTGAGCCCTTGAACCAGCGGATACATCACCGCAACCAAATCCCGCACGCCACTGAACCCATCCCAATCCACCATCACAACCTCCCCGCGGGTAACCGCATTCACATCCGCCATTTGCAAGGCATTGGCCACCTGTTCCATCGTTGCCTCTCCTTGCACAGCGCAAGCCTGCTCCAGATATTGAGGGTCGGCAGCAAACAACACCTGGTAGGGCAAAGACGTCCATTGCTTCTGATCCTGCAGCAACGGGCGCGTCAACATAGCCTCGCTCCGAAGCTCCCCCATCTGCACACGCAAAGCCTCGGCCGTAGCCGCTTTGGCATCCATGGGTTCACCGATGTTCACCCTGACGCCATACTGAAGACTGTATGGTTTTTTGTAGATGAAACGGTTCCGTTCAAAGGAAAAAATAGACCCCCACAAGCCATCCATCGCCACCGGGATCACCGGACATTTTGCCCGCCGGGCAATCATCTCAAACCCGCGCATAAAGGCATTCATCGAGCCCGTCCGCGTGAGTTGTCCTTCCGGAAAAATACATACGACCTCGCCATCCCGGAGGGACTCCGAAGCCAGACGGAGTCCCTCCTTTGCCCGGGTTTTCGAAATCGGAATCGCATCGAACAATCGGACAAAGCGGCCCACGGTTGGGTGCTCAAAATACTCATCGAAAAGCACAAACCGAATCGGCCTTGGGCAGGCAACCGATAGGATAAAGGCATCAATATAACTAACATGATTCGGAGCCAACATCACGCCCCCCTGACGAGGAATCCGCTCGGCATTCATCGTCTTCACCCGGTAAACCGAGCGGAAAAGTGCCAACAAAACAAAGCGAACCAACTGCTGTGGCAAGATGCGGGCAGAATAACAACTCACCACCACCGAGACCAAAGCCAGAGCCCCAAACTGAAGCCCATAGGAAACACCGAAATGCACCATCGCAAACTGAGCCACCACCGCAACAAAACCGGCCAAACAATCCAACAAATTCAAGCCTGCCAATACCCGCCCCCGCTTCTCCGGAGGACAAACGTCCTGAAGGTAGGCATTCAATGGCACCAACAACATCGCACCACCACCACCGGCAATCGCCATCCAAATCATCAACCAGCCCCGCTCAATCGGCCCCAGAGCCAAGGCCAGAGAACCCAGCACCATCACCGCCCCTCCGACCGGAACCAAACCCAATTCGATCTTCCTTTTACAAATGAGTGAAGCAAGCACCCCTCCCAAAGCAATCCCCCCGCTCGCAGCCAACATCAGCCAGGAGTTTTCACTACCAAATCCAACACCACCACCGCCGGATAAATCCGATCCAATCTGGATCGCCGCCAAATTGATAAACCCGGCAAAACCCCAGAAAAAGGCAATACCCACACTACTCAGCCGAATCCGACGATCATGCCAGAGGTCTTTCAATTGACCAAAATGCTCAAACAAAATCCCAGCAGAAAAGGGACGTTTCCCCATCGGCTTGACCCTCTCCACACCAAAACTCAATGCCAAACTCGCCAAGGCCGCCGTCCCCACAATCATCAGCGGACCATGCGCCGCTTCCCAAATCCCATGCCCGTCTATACGTCTGGCATCATACCACCACCCGGAAATAATCTGCCCAAAACACACCGACAAAATCACCGACATCTCCAGAACCCCACTGGCAAAACCCAAGCGACTGTGTCCCACAAGCTCCTTGACGATCCCCTTCTTCGCCGGGCTCAGCAAGACCGACTCCACCGACAACAAGAAAAAACCCAACACCGCCAAGGGCAAACTCTGCATACCCACCGCGCACACAATCAAGGCAAACACAGCCAATTGCATACACAAGGTCCCACGTATCACATGCGTCTTGCTAAAACGATCCGACAACCATCCCGCAACCGGAGCAAACAGAATAAAGGGTAACACAATCAAGGCTCCCAGCACATGTGCCATGTTCTGCCCCAAAAACCCAACTTCCTGCCCCGAATCCTTCGCTGCAAACACCAACGCCCCGGCCAGGGGAATCAATAAAAATTGCGCCGCCTTGTCATTGAACGCATTCTGAGTCTGCAAGGTCAACAAACTCCAAAACGATGCCCAGTTTCGCCGTGTGGGCATTTGATCTCCTGCTGACTCACTCATCTTCGTCATGCTGCGCATAAGATCAAAAAATAGCGAGCCAATCAAATCGACTTTTTCTCCCGAATCATCGATCCTATCAATCATTCATCACAAGGCAGGAGCCAGTATAAGCGCCCTGGCCAGTGATGCACCCCACCCTCACACTCTTTTTTGCCATCATCCATGCCATCATGATCCTCCGTATTAAAGCCACCCCTAACGCCAAACAGAACGAAATCACAGGCTGGGAAGACGCCCCCATGATCGGTCCGGTGTTGCGCATCCGTATCCAGTCCCCTCCCATCGATGGCAAAGCCAATAAAGCGCTTACCTCCTTCCTGGCCGATTCGCTGAACATCCCGAAATCGAAAGTCAAACTCATCAAAGGCCACAACTCCCGCATCAAAACCTTCGAAATTCCAGACAACATCAAACTTCCGGGACAAAAATAAAACGAAGCCCCCTGAAAACAAACGCCCCCCATCAAGGGTTCTCAAACACAGGCCTACTTCGCAGACATAAAAAAGCCCCAAGCCTAGATGGATTGGGGGGATGGTGCAGGAAGAGGGATTTGAACCCCCGACCGCCTCGGTGTAAACGAGATGCTCTACCGCTGAGCTATTCCTGCGTATCTCCTGGCTTTTTGCGCTGCTCCGATAATCGGAAACGGTGCGACGCGGGGAAAAAAGCCGAAATCCCGCCGCGATGCAATGCTTTTTTATCACGATTTTCGAATCAGGCGATAAATCCCTGCAACCAAGAGTACAACCACCACGGCAAGAGCCGCAAACACCCACCACGGCAGTGGCACCGGAGCCCGCATCTGCATGTGTATCGGATGTTGCTTGGTTTCTCTCAGCTTGAACCCCCATTTGAGGGTCCTCCCCTCGTTTAATGACTGATGGGCATTAGTGGTTTCCGCGGCCTTGGGCAAGTGCACGGTATAGCGAAATTCAGACTCGCCGAGGACCGACGGTCCCATTTTTCCAAGGTATTGGTCAAAAAGCGGCTGCAGATCAACATTCCGGTCCACTCCGGCAGTCAATCCGTCCAGCGACACCTGCATTTCTCCAAGCAAGGCCTGCAAGATCTTACCCGCCTTGGTGGGTTCCTCACCATCTTCACCCGTTTCTTCCTCATCCAACAGATCATTGAGTTCCATCACATTCTCGGCATCAATTTCGATGTTGATGATTTTCTGACCCTTCTGACTCTGCACCTGGTTGGTCACCAAAGACAGGTTCGCTTTTTCTCGGACGGCCTTGTCTACGATCTCTACGAGCTTGTCCGCTTCCAAATCAGAAAGCATCATGCCCGGCACCGTGTACTGAACACGCATCTTCGCAGACCCGTCCGCATGAATAAACACCTCTTCCTCCCCATCAATGCAGCTCGCAAGCATCAACACAGCCAAAGCCAAAACAAGATTCATCAAAAATTTCATCTGAGCCGGACTCTGCACAATCCCCGAACAACTTCAATCTGGAAAATCAAGGAGGAGGGAGCTCCGCCACCGTGATCGAAGCGCATTACCCTTGCACCACGGCAGCGATTGTGGCAACTCATCCTGCATGCAAGAATGGCATAACGAACTGTCCAAACAGTTTTTCAATCTCAATCACGCAGATCTCGGCCTGATCAAGGGGCTGCTGGTCGACGCCATTTTGTTTTCCCTCGTTCTGGCTCTGGCGGCTCTGGCGTATTATCTCGTCCGCAATATTCTGGTCCGGGTCGTTAACAAGGTGGTGCACAAAACCAAGAATACCTGGGATGACGAACTGCTGCAGAGTAAACTCCTCACTTGGGTCGCCTTACTCGTCCCCACCGTGATCATTTGGAACGCCGCTCCGCTGGCGATTACCACCGAACATGCGGGCTACCCGTTTTTTGCAGACTTGGTCCAGGTCGCAGCCCGAGTCACCGTCATCATCCTGTCCTTCCTTGCAGCCAACTCCCTGCTCAATATCGTCGAACGCATCTACGAGCGGTATGAAGTTTCCCGGGAACTCCCGATCAAGAGCCTGATCCAGGTGATCCGAATCATTCTGGTCCTCGCCTCTCTGATCTTCATCATCTCCACCCTACTCAATAAATCCCCTGTCCTGATCTTCTCCGGTCTGGGGGCCATGACGGCCATCATGATGCTGATCTTCAAGGACTCCATCCTCGGGCTTGTCGCCGGAGTCCAACTTTCTGCCAACCGCATGGTTGCCCGCGGCGATTGGATCGAAATGCCCAAATTCGGAGCCGATGGAGACGTCCTCGAAGTCGCACTCACCACCGTCAAGGTGCGCAACTGGGATATGACCATCACCACCATCCCGACCTACGCACTCATCTCCGACAGCTTTAAAAACTGGCGTGGTATGAGTAACTCCGGGGTGCGCCGGATCAAGCGGGCCATCAACATCGACATGTCCACCGTAGGTTTCCTCAACGACAGCATGCTCAGCAAAATGCAGCAAATCAATCTGCTCAAACCTTACCTCGCAAAAAAACAAAAAGAGATCGATGAATGGAACACATCCCAGCCAGAGGAAGGAAAAAATAACCCAGTAAATGCACGCGCGCTCACCAACCTCGGCACCTTCCGAGCCTACTGCGAGCAATACCTGAAAAATCATCCGAAAATCGATGACCAACACACCCTACTCGTGAGACAACTCCAACCGACCGATCACGGCATCCCCATCGAGCTCTATATCTTTACCAACGACAACCGCTGGGTTCATTACGAAGGCATCCAATCCGACATCTTCGACCATCTGCTCTCGGTGCTTCCCGAGTTTGGTTTACGGGCATTTCAAAGCCCGAGCGATCATTGCTTCAAGACGGCTCTCCAGGGCCGCTAATCCACCTCACTCCTTTTAACTGATAACCGATAACTCATAACTGTGAAACTCCACGACACCCTGACCCGCAAGCAACGCGAACTCTCCCCGATCGACGGCAAAACCTTCCGCTTCTACTGCTGTGGCCCCACCGTCTATGGTCCGGCCCATATTGGAAACTTCCGGACTTTCGTCATGCACGATGTCTTCCGCCGGGTGCTCGAAACCGAAGGCACCCCCACCCTGCATGTGCGCAACATCACCGACGTCGATGACAAAACCATCCGCGACGCCCAGGCATCCGGAAAATCCCTCAAGGAGTTCACTTCATACTGGACCGAGAAGTTCCACGCCGACTGCGAGGCTCTCGGCTGCCTGCCGCCGCACATCGAACCCAGCGCCATCGAACACATCCCTCAACAGATCGCGATGATCGAACAACTCATCGAAAAAGGACACGCCTACCCATCCGGTGACGGTTCGGTCTACTTCAGCGTCTCCTCTTTCCCAGAATACGGTCAACTGTCCCATCTCGACACCCGCGAGCTCGATCTCGGCAAAACCCAGAACCAACGCGCCGATGCCGACGAGTATGAAAAAGACTCCGTCGCCGACTTCGTTCTATGGAAATCACGCAAGCCCGAAGATGGTGATAACTACTGGTCATCCCCCTGGGGCGATGGCCGTCCCGGCTGGCACCTTGAGTGCTCCGCCATGATCAAAGAATACCTCGGTGAAAACTTCGACCTCCATTCCGGCGGCGTGGATCTCGTCTTTCCCCACCACGAAAATGAAATCGCCCAAAGCCGGTGCTCCTGCGGCGGGGACTTCGCGGCCCATTGGTTCCACATCACCCACCTGATGGTCGACGGAGGGAAGATGTCGAAATCACTCGGCAACCTCTACACCATCGATGATCTCGCCGAAAAAGGACACTCCGCCATGGAGGTTCGCTACGTGCTCATCTCCGGCCACTACCGGAAACAGCTGAACTTCACGCTCGACTCCCTACACGCCGCTCAGGAGGCACTGCAAAAACTCGCCAAAGGCCGTGCGGCCCTCGCATCGGCTGGAGGTGACTCATCCAACATTCAGGCCGACATTCGGAGCTCAGCATTCGCCCCCGCACTCGAGGCGCTGAACAAGGACCTCAA
Encoded here:
- a CDS encoding transglutaminase-like domain-containing protein; the protein is MRLRWTGAAVGVAVMVGVLIPGMPLIADERVETAYSRELDAKLEQAGENRAELEKALDEVPKAQRKGMHFLIAYMPDSDARSLNAAYLLNNVAWAYKARENFTWAKQVPEDVFFNDVLPYASLNERRDDWRQDFYKRFSKYVKDAKTQEEALMAVNRNILKELKVEYNTKRKKPDQSPYESMEQGMASCSGLSILLNNAFRSVGIPSRVAGIPAWTTKRGNHNWVEVWTPVDKAWHFTEYYPDAKGLDHGWLLADAAQANPKSFYHSIYASSWKSTGLHFPMVWNMKNKEVPAVNVTERYVALGGENAVGENDCELRIHRMVGGKRVAIPVVVLQGDLKIAEGVSPKPSDDMNRFYTVVVRKGQIYQLMWKDEVSGAMQRQTVTTPKDKTWLEVKLGG
- the nagB gene encoding glucosamine-6-phosphate deaminase — translated: MNKIPVETFDTPELAVAKLAAETAELIRSNDAAGKPTVLGLATGATPIRYYQELIRLHKEEGLSFQNVITFNLDEYAGLPREHKESYWFFMHHNLFDHIDIKPENINLPSGTVSDAEIPAHCEEYEQAIIDAGGIDQQILGIGRTGHIGFNEPGSPKDSLTRAITLDEITREDAAPAFDGIDNVPTAAITMGCGTILAAKRIVLMAWGEGKASIVQKAVQGPVNDIVSASYLQEHDNAVFYIDQPASTEL
- a CDS encoding MFS transporter is translated as MIDRIDDSGEKVDLIGSLFFDLMRSMTKMSESAGDQMPTRRNWASFWSLLTLQTQNAFNDKAAQFLLIPLAGALVFAAKDSGQEVGFLGQNMAHVLGALIVLPFILFAPVAGWLSDRFSKTHVIRGTLCMQLAVFALIVCAVGMQSLPLAVLGFFLLSVESVLLSPAKKGIVKELVGHSRLGFASGVLEMSVILSVCFGQIISGWWYDARRIDGHGIWEAAHGPLMIVGTAALASLALSFGVERVKPMGKRPFSAGILFEHFGQLKDLWHDRRIRLSSVGIAFFWGFAGFINLAAIQIGSDLSGGGGVGFGSENSWLMLAASGGIALGGVLASLICKRKIELGLVPVGGAVMVLGSLALALGPIERGWLMIWMAIAGGGGAMLLVPLNAYLQDVCPPEKRGRVLAGLNLLDCLAGFVAVVAQFAMVHFGVSYGLQFGALALVSVVVSCYSARILPQQLVRFVLLALFRSVYRVKTMNAERIPRQGGVMLAPNHVSYIDAFILSVACPRPIRFVLFDEYFEHPTVGRFVRLFDAIPISKTRAKEGLRLASESLRDGEVVCIFPEGQLTRTGSMNAFMRGFEMIARRAKCPVIPVAMDGLWGSIFSFERNRFIYKKPYSLQYGVRVNIGEPMDAKAATAEALRVQMGELRSEAMLTRPLLQDQKQWTSLPYQVLFAADPQYLEQACAVQGEATMEQVANALQMADVNAVTRGEVVMVDWDGFSGVRDLVAVMYPLVQGLKLVIVSGSQSGEEIEALAGEHGVSAFFGGERLARIWQDRQLPGNCYDFSEGACERAGDQSGRFAFPCLVRGRCVISMALPDPKAQTRINDHQDGHRAGTWGRVLPGFVARTSDTGLKIAGLSLPDDKVVLEDAGVDDSGFVQY
- a CDS encoding DUF167 domain-containing protein, translating into MHPTLTLFFAIIHAIMILRIKATPNAKQNEITGWEDAPMIGPVLRIRIQSPPIDGKANKALTSFLADSLNIPKSKVKLIKGHNSRIKTFEIPDNIKLPGQK
- a CDS encoding mechanosensitive ion channel family protein, whose translation is MQEWHNELSKQFFNLNHADLGLIKGLLVDAILFSLVLALAALAYYLVRNILVRVVNKVVHKTKNTWDDELLQSKLLTWVALLVPTVIIWNAAPLAITTEHAGYPFFADLVQVAARVTVIILSFLAANSLLNIVERIYERYEVSRELPIKSLIQVIRIILVLASLIFIISTLLNKSPVLIFSGLGAMTAIMMLIFKDSILGLVAGVQLSANRMVARGDWIEMPKFGADGDVLEVALTTVKVRNWDMTITTIPTYALISDSFKNWRGMSNSGVRRIKRAINIDMSTVGFLNDSMLSKMQQINLLKPYLAKKQKEIDEWNTSQPEEGKNNPVNARALTNLGTFRAYCEQYLKNHPKIDDQHTLLVRQLQPTDHGIPIELYIFTNDNRWVHYEGIQSDIFDHLLSVLPEFGLRAFQSPSDHCFKTALQGR
- the cysS gene encoding cysteine--tRNA ligase, with the protein product MTVKLHDTLTRKQRELSPIDGKTFRFYCCGPTVYGPAHIGNFRTFVMHDVFRRVLETEGTPTLHVRNITDVDDKTIRDAQASGKSLKEFTSYWTEKFHADCEALGCLPPHIEPSAIEHIPQQIAMIEQLIEKGHAYPSGDGSVYFSVSSFPEYGQLSHLDTRELDLGKTQNQRADADEYEKDSVADFVLWKSRKPEDGDNYWSSPWGDGRPGWHLECSAMIKEYLGENFDLHSGGVDLVFPHHENEIAQSRCSCGGDFAAHWFHITHLMVDGGKMSKSLGNLYTIDDLAEKGHSAMEVRYVLISGHYRKQLNFTLDSLHAAQEALQKLAKGRAALASAGGDSSNIQADIRSSAFAPALEALNKDLNTPAALGHLFSGLKAAQKLSGEEAAANLAAFDSLLSALGLELPAIEEAANTDIPADIQDLAERRRQAKQNKDWAASDQLRDELAALGWTIKDNPDGYELTQ